A genomic window from Erythrobacter sp. BLCC-B19 includes:
- a CDS encoding nuclear transport factor 2 family protein: MFTGPLEDRVAIHELNGTYADGVVRIDADTWATVWADDADWDLMGHKTKGKDAIVAFWNGAMSGLEAVSFHCVPCMIAVTGDTARSRVQTQEILKPKDGKARHVGGLYEDELKKVDGRWLFTSRTFKIVAEFGVEG, encoded by the coding sequence ATGTTTACCGGCCCACTCGAAGATCGCGTGGCGATCCATGAATTGAACGGCACCTATGCCGATGGCGTGGTGCGGATCGATGCCGACACCTGGGCGACGGTGTGGGCCGATGATGCCGATTGGGATCTGATGGGCCACAAGACCAAGGGCAAGGACGCGATCGTGGCCTTCTGGAACGGAGCCATGTCAGGGCTGGAGGCGGTGAGCTTCCACTGCGTCCCCTGCATGATCGCAGTCACCGGCGACACGGCGCGTTCGCGGGTGCAGACGCAGGAAATTTTGAAGCCCAAGGACGGCAAGGCGCGCCATGTCGGCGGGCTGTATGAAGACGAGTTGAAAAAGGTCGATGGGCGCTGGCTGTTCACCAGCCGCACGTTCAAGATCGTCGCGGAATTCGGAGTGGAAGGCTAA
- a CDS encoding molybdopterin-containing oxidoreductase family protein, whose protein sequence is MMGVETHKTFCRFCHANCAMEVDVENGKVVEVRGDPDDPAYGGYTCMKGRELPDSHNSENRLHHSLVRNADGEFVSTPMPEALAHVASELRRIIDQHGPHSVAVFMGSGGFQNSAAMAASLSFAQAVGSRNFYTSVTLDQPAKVFTTARYGKWMAGPNTFSESDVAFFIGNNPIVSHYAPVGGVPPFSPSRRIRDQKAKGLKLIVADPRESDVARLADIYLPVKPGEDPAMLAGMLNVIISEGLYDRNFVAAHVDGFDELAEAVKAFPPEVAAERAGLDTDQLVAAARMFATGSKGCAVTGTGPEMAGNGTLTEYLVVCLNTICARFKQEGEKAAIPGVFSPYQNARRAQVGPPVPMFGAEGMPKSRFRGLGHLGWEMPCNVLADEILTPGEGQVRALISVGGNPVVGFPDQAKMARALDDLELFVQIDPWMSASAKRATVVLAPSQCLEREDITSLSEWWHEEPYARYTEAVVEAPGDCIDEYEMFWTLAHHLGIQMNLAGGPLPMDRKPTKQEFLDLAVTGCLVPPSQVRKDCAANGGAAVLYPEKHPKVEPVDESEFHRFDLAVGAMPSQILKYADASAAREGFDFRLISRRSKTRFNSIGHPLKKLQAKTTTNPAFIHPDDIAALGLEEGGLVAITSPHATIHGVVKASDKVRRGIVSMAHAYGDADATKEDVRERGSSTNRLVSEVVDYDPITGQSLQSAIPVKLEPA, encoded by the coding sequence ATGATGGGCGTCGAGACTCACAAGACTTTCTGCCGCTTCTGCCATGCCAACTGCGCGATGGAAGTCGATGTCGAAAACGGGAAGGTCGTCGAAGTGCGCGGCGATCCCGACGATCCGGCCTATGGCGGCTACACCTGCATGAAGGGGCGCGAGCTGCCCGACAGCCACAATTCGGAAAACCGCCTGCATCACAGCCTTGTGAGGAACGCGGACGGCGAATTCGTCTCGACCCCGATGCCCGAGGCGCTCGCCCATGTGGCGTCGGAACTGCGGCGGATCATCGACCAGCACGGCCCTCATTCGGTGGCGGTGTTCATGGGTTCGGGCGGCTTCCAGAACTCGGCCGCGATGGCCGCATCACTGAGCTTTGCGCAAGCGGTGGGAAGCCGCAATTTCTACACCTCGGTAACGCTCGATCAGCCCGCCAAGGTCTTCACCACCGCGCGCTATGGCAAGTGGATGGCGGGGCCGAATACTTTTTCGGAGAGCGACGTCGCCTTCTTCATCGGCAACAACCCGATCGTCTCGCACTACGCGCCCGTCGGCGGCGTCCCGCCCTTCAGTCCCTCGCGCCGCATCCGCGATCAGAAGGCCAAGGGATTGAAGCTCATCGTCGCCGACCCGCGCGAGAGCGATGTCGCGCGGCTTGCCGACATCTACCTGCCGGTCAAGCCGGGCGAGGATCCGGCGATGCTGGCGGGGATGCTGAATGTGATCATCAGCGAAGGCCTCTACGACCGCAACTTCGTCGCCGCGCATGTCGACGGCTTCGACGAATTGGCGGAGGCGGTGAAGGCCTTCCCGCCCGAAGTCGCCGCCGAACGTGCAGGGTTGGACACAGATCAACTGGTCGCCGCCGCACGGATGTTCGCGACCGGCTCGAAGGGCTGCGCGGTCACCGGCACCGGCCCTGAAATGGCGGGTAACGGGACGCTGACCGAGTATCTCGTGGTCTGCCTCAACACCATCTGCGCCCGCTTCAAGCAGGAGGGCGAGAAGGCCGCGATCCCCGGCGTGTTCAGTCCTTACCAGAACGCCCGGCGCGCGCAGGTCGGCCCGCCTGTGCCGATGTTCGGCGCGGAAGGGATGCCGAAGTCGCGCTTCCGCGGCCTCGGGCATCTGGGCTGGGAAATGCCCTGCAACGTGCTCGCCGATGAAATCCTCACCCCCGGCGAAGGCCAGGTGCGCGCGCTGATTTCGGTTGGCGGCAATCCGGTGGTGGGCTTCCCCGATCAGGCCAAGATGGCCCGCGCGCTCGATGATCTCGAGCTGTTCGTGCAGATCGACCCGTGGATGAGCGCCAGCGCCAAGCGCGCCACGGTGGTGCTCGCGCCCTCGCAATGCCTCGAGCGCGAGGACATCACCAGCCTCTCCGAATGGTGGCATGAAGAACCCTATGCCCGCTACACCGAGGCGGTGGTGGAGGCGCCGGGCGATTGCATCGACGAATACGAGATGTTCTGGACGCTGGCGCACCATCTCGGCATCCAGATGAACCTCGCGGGCGGCCCGCTGCCGATGGACAGGAAGCCCACCAAGCAGGAGTTCCTCGACCTGGCCGTGACCGGCTGCCTCGTGCCGCCCAGCCAGGTGCGCAAGGACTGCGCGGCCAATGGCGGGGCGGCGGTGCTCTATCCCGAAAAGCACCCCAAGGTGGAGCCGGTCGACGAGAGCGAGTTCCACCGCTTCGATCTCGCCGTGGGGGCGATGCCCTCGCAAATCCTCAAATATGCCGACGCCAGCGCCGCGCGCGAGGGCTTCGACTTCCGGCTGATCAGCCGCCGCTCGAAGACGCGGTTCAACTCGATCGGCCACCCCTTGAAGAAGCTGCAAGCCAAGACCACCACCAACCCCGCCTTCATCCACCCCGACGACATTGCCGCGCTGGGCCTCGAGGAAGGCGGACTGGTGGCGATCACCAGCCCCCACGCCACCATTCACGGGGTCGTCAAGGCGAGCGACAAGGTGCGGCGCGGGATCGTCTCGATGGCCCATGCCTATGGCGATGCCGATGCGACGAAGGAGGATGTGCGCGAGCGCGGCTCCTCGACCAACCGGCTGGTGAGCGAGGTGGTCGATTACGATCCGATCACCGGCCAATCGCTTCAGAGCGCCATTCCGGTGAAGCTCGAACCGGCCTGA
- a CDS encoding NADP-dependent oxidoreductase, whose amino-acid sequence MPTTTRQWLLNGHPRGRGIEIDNDFKLIETQLPDPAPGEMLLKTHYLGFDPAQKGWMENIADYVAPMNIGDVMRGSGIAEVVASNGGRFAVGDMVFGTTGWTEYLVTDGKELTKVETEISPTAVLSVLGTTGLTAYCGLFKVGKPVAGDTVLVSGAAGATGSIVGQLAKIAGCRVVGIAGGQDKCDWLVGEAGYAAAIDYKAGNVKAQIRELCPRGVDVIYDNVGGKILNDMLACIATGARVVICGGISRYETGSLPAGPENYFNLVFRRGTMAGFIVLDWASEFPGIRKRLEGFVKDGSLKYQEDIQHGFENAPTTLQRLFSGQNRGKQLLKL is encoded by the coding sequence ATGCCCACCACCACCCGCCAATGGCTCCTGAACGGTCACCCGCGCGGTCGCGGGATCGAGATCGACAATGATTTCAAGCTGATCGAAACCCAGCTCCCCGATCCTGCCCCGGGCGAGATGCTGCTCAAGACCCATTATCTCGGCTTCGATCCGGCGCAGAAGGGCTGGATGGAGAACATCGCCGATTACGTTGCGCCCATGAACATCGGCGACGTGATGCGCGGCAGCGGGATTGCCGAGGTGGTCGCCTCCAACGGCGGCAGGTTTGCTGTGGGCGACATGGTGTTCGGCACCACCGGCTGGACCGAATATCTCGTCACTGACGGCAAGGAGCTGACCAAGGTCGAGACCGAAATCTCGCCCACCGCCGTGCTCTCGGTGCTGGGGACGACGGGGCTGACCGCCTATTGCGGGCTGTTCAAGGTGGGCAAGCCGGTGGCGGGCGATACCGTGCTGGTATCGGGCGCGGCGGGGGCGACGGGAAGCATCGTCGGCCAGCTCGCGAAGATCGCAGGGTGCCGCGTGGTCGGCATCGCGGGCGGGCAGGACAAGTGCGACTGGCTGGTGGGCGAGGCCGGCTATGCCGCCGCGATCGACTACAAGGCGGGCAATGTGAAGGCGCAGATCCGCGAGCTGTGCCCGCGCGGCGTGGACGTGATCTACGACAATGTCGGCGGCAAGATCCTGAACGATATGCTCGCCTGCATCGCCACCGGTGCGCGTGTGGTGATCTGCGGCGGGATCAGCCGCTACGAGACGGGGAGCCTGCCTGCCGGGCCTGAGAACTACTTCAACCTCGTGTTCCGGCGTGGCACCATGGCGGGCTTCATCGTGCTCGACTGGGCGAGCGAATTCCCCGGCATCCGCAAGCGGCTGGAAGGCTTCGTCAAGGATGGCAGCCTGAAGTATCAGGAAGACATCCAGCACGGCTTCGAAAACGCGCCGACCACCTTGCAGCGGCTGTTCAGCGGGCAGAACCGGGGCAAGCAGCTGCTGAAGCTCTAG
- a CDS encoding NADP-dependent oxidoreductase yields MPQNRRFLLQRRPKGTPVPDDFALVTEPTPALEEGQFLIRNHYASLDPAMRGWMDAEGNYMPPIPLGDPVRASTIGVVEESRAEGFEPGQWVMGLNALEDYSIGVAGGFTQPIDPSLVPSVTNYLSIFGAVGMTAYFGFLDVCEPKAGETVLVSGAAGAVGSLVGQLAKIHGCRAVGIAGGPAKCARLTEKYGFDAAIDYRGKDEAALTAAIAAACPDGVDVIFENVGGIILDAGLMNLNLHSRIGLCGLISEYNTEPRGIRNLWQLIVKRAHIRGLLVADYVPRFAEGAAQMGVWASQGRLTIDEHIDEGLENAFDSFMRLFAGTNDGKMILKIA; encoded by the coding sequence ATGCCCCAGAACCGCCGCTTCCTCCTCCAGCGCCGCCCGAAAGGCACGCCCGTTCCCGATGACTTCGCGCTCGTCACCGAGCCTACCCCCGCTCTGGAAGAGGGCCAGTTCCTGATCCGCAACCACTACGCCTCGTTGGATCCGGCGATGCGCGGGTGGATGGATGCCGAGGGCAACTATATGCCGCCGATCCCCTTGGGCGATCCGGTGCGCGCCAGCACCATCGGCGTGGTCGAGGAAAGCCGCGCCGAGGGCTTCGAACCCGGCCAGTGGGTGATGGGCCTCAACGCGCTCGAAGACTATTCGATCGGCGTCGCGGGCGGCTTCACCCAGCCGATCGACCCCTCACTGGTGCCGAGCGTCACCAACTACCTCTCGATCTTCGGGGCGGTCGGAATGACCGCCTATTTCGGCTTCCTCGATGTGTGCGAGCCCAAGGCGGGCGAGACCGTGCTGGTCTCGGGTGCGGCGGGCGCGGTCGGCAGCCTTGTCGGCCAGCTCGCCAAGATCCACGGCTGCCGCGCGGTCGGGATCGCGGGCGGCCCGGCGAAGTGCGCGCGGCTCACCGAGAAATACGGCTTCGATGCCGCCATCGACTACCGCGGCAAGGACGAAGCCGCCCTCACCGCTGCCATCGCCGCAGCCTGCCCGGACGGGGTCGACGTCATCTTCGAGAATGTCGGCGGGATCATCCTCGATGCCGGGCTGATGAACCTCAACCTCCATTCGCGCATCGGCCTGTGCGGCCTCATCAGCGAATACAACACCGAGCCGCGCGGCATCCGCAACCTGTGGCAGTTGATCGTCAAGCGCGCGCATATCCGCGGGCTGCTCGTCGCCGACTACGTGCCGCGCTTTGCCGAAGGTGCAGCGCAGATGGGCGTGTGGGCCTCGCAGGGCCGCCTCACCATCGACGAGCATATCGACGAGGGGCTGGAGAACGCCTTCGACAGCTTCATGCGGCTGTTCGCTGGCACGAATGACGGCAAGATGATCCTCAAGATCGCCTGA
- the mobA gene encoding molybdenum cofactor guanylyltransferase, with amino-acid sequence MTRLLGAILAGGQARRFGSDKAQALYQGARLIDRVADAMVPQCAGLIVCGREEPGFRCIRDWPEVGLGPLGGLAAALRHAGEQGFSHVLSAGVDAPDLPHDLAICLAGDGAAIVESQPVVGLWPAGAAAALEAFMAGGGRSLYRFADHIGARRVTLPAPLMNVNYPEDLA; translated from the coding sequence TTGACTAGGCTGCTGGGAGCGATCCTGGCCGGCGGACAGGCGCGGCGGTTCGGCAGCGACAAGGCGCAGGCGCTCTATCAAGGCGCGCGGCTGATCGACCGGGTGGCTGACGCGATGGTGCCCCAGTGCGCTGGCCTGATCGTCTGCGGGCGTGAAGAGCCGGGGTTCCGCTGCATCCGCGACTGGCCCGAGGTCGGCCTTGGCCCGCTCGGCGGCCTCGCGGCGGCGCTGCGCCATGCGGGGGAGCAGGGCTTTTCCCATGTCCTGTCCGCAGGTGTCGACGCGCCCGATCTGCCGCATGATCTGGCCATCTGCCTTGCAGGCGACGGGGCAGCGATTGTCGAGAGCCAGCCGGTGGTCGGGCTATGGCCGGCCGGGGCCGCCGCCGCGCTCGAAGCCTTCATGGCCGGCGGCGGCCGCTCGCTCTACCGCTTCGCCGACCATATTGGCGCGCGGCGGGTCACGCTTCCCGCGCCGCTGATGAACGTCAATTACCCTGAGGATCTGGCCTAG
- a CDS encoding putative quinol monooxygenase has translation MAKIVISAQIDLDPAQREEALRSARPHIEAALAEKGCIHYDWSACSMNPARVNVFEEWESEEDLAAHFRDPAYTGMRDHIGKFGITAAVSKKYRVDAEGPVYNAEGQATEAFD, from the coding sequence ATGGCAAAAATCGTGATTTCCGCGCAGATCGACCTCGACCCCGCCCAGCGCGAGGAAGCGCTGCGCAGCGCGCGCCCGCATATCGAGGCCGCGCTCGCCGAGAAGGGTTGCATCCACTACGACTGGAGCGCCTGTTCGATGAACCCCGCCAGGGTCAATGTGTTCGAGGAATGGGAAAGCGAGGAAGACCTCGCCGCCCATTTCCGCGATCCGGCCTATACCGGGATGCGCGATCATATCGGCAAGTTCGGCATCACGGCGGCGGTCAGCAAGAAGTACCGTGTCGATGCGGAGGGGCCGGTCTACAATGCCGAAGGGCAAGCGACCGAAGCATTTGACTAG
- a CDS encoding limonene-1,2-epoxide hydrolase family protein — MTPQQTVEAFIGHWNACDIDAMMALCAPDIVYHNIPMEPVNGTAEMRAMVEGFFVNLAGCDWQTHAIAANGNTVLTERTDGFTFKDGRHAAIRVMGTFEIDADGRISAWRDYFDMLEFQREFAGQ; from the coding sequence ATGACACCCCAGCAAACCGTCGAGGCCTTTATCGGCCATTGGAACGCCTGCGATATCGACGCGATGATGGCGCTGTGTGCGCCCGACATCGTCTACCACAACATCCCGATGGAACCGGTCAACGGCACCGCCGAAATGCGCGCGATGGTCGAAGGCTTTTTCGTCAATCTCGCAGGATGCGACTGGCAGACCCACGCCATCGCTGCGAACGGCAACACCGTCCTGACCGAGCGCACCGATGGCTTCACCTTCAAGGACGGCCGCCATGCCGCAATCCGTGTCATGGGCACCTTCGAGATCGATGCCGACGGCCGCATCAGCGCCTGGCGCGACTATTTCGATATGCTTGAATTCCAGCGCGAATTCGCCGGCCAGTGA
- a CDS encoding FAD-dependent oxidoreductase: MSEVDVIILGTGAAGMAAALAAHEAGASVALIERYDRIGGTSAISGGVIWVADNPRMRAAGMADSREDALAYFRSLDHGDLVDETLEAFVDRGPEALAFLEGIEALSVSVLPGYPDYYTDRPGAKPEGSRALDHDLFDLPELGDWAAKIYAIEEPKPLMLRETPLGGATALPPLEVLGQRMAAQQCGFGQAMVGRLLKACLVRGIEPVLGVETHRLVKDGARITGIEGTRDGAPFALTARRGVIITTGGFEWDAELRQTFLRGPVTAPASPPTGTGGGLKLAMAAGAKLGNMTSAWWAPTLVTPDAPWASGEPRAQIILIERTVPHSIMVNRSGRRFCNEAANYSALGGVFHQFDPANYDYLNLPAWLIVDAQYAARYPLGLRQPGQPMPDWVMRADTLEGLADQIGLDPDTLAATVARFNAHADAGHDPDFGRGTSAYDHFYGDRSREGTAVTLGAIREAPFYAVEIASGLLGTNGGPRTDGQARILGHDGAPIPGLLGAGNAIACPTGGIYAGAGGTLGPALTYGYIAGRTAALANL, from the coding sequence ATGAGCGAAGTCGATGTCATCATTCTCGGGACAGGCGCGGCCGGCATGGCCGCTGCGCTTGCGGCACACGAAGCGGGCGCATCGGTTGCTCTGATCGAGCGATACGACCGTATCGGCGGCACCTCGGCGATCTCGGGCGGGGTGATCTGGGTCGCCGACAACCCCCGGATGCGCGCCGCGGGCATGGCTGACAGCCGCGAGGACGCGCTCGCCTATTTCCGCAGTCTCGATCACGGCGATCTGGTGGACGAGACGCTGGAGGCCTTTGTCGATCGTGGGCCGGAAGCGCTGGCCTTCCTTGAAGGGATCGAAGCCCTCAGCGTGTCGGTGCTGCCGGGCTATCCCGACTATTACACCGACCGGCCGGGCGCAAAGCCGGAAGGCTCGCGCGCGCTCGACCACGATCTGTTCGATCTGCCTGAGCTGGGCGATTGGGCGGCGAAAATCTACGCGATCGAGGAACCCAAGCCGCTGATGCTGCGCGAAACGCCGCTGGGCGGCGCGACCGCGCTGCCGCCGCTGGAGGTGCTGGGGCAGCGCATGGCCGCGCAGCAATGCGGCTTTGGTCAGGCGATGGTGGGGCGGCTCCTGAAGGCGTGCCTTGTGCGCGGGATCGAACCGGTGCTCGGGGTGGAAACGCACCGGCTGGTCAAAGACGGCGCGCGCATCACCGGCATCGAGGGCACCCGCGACGGCGCGCCCTTTGCGCTCACCGCGCGGCGCGGGGTGATCATCACCACCGGCGGTTTCGAATGGGACGCAGAGCTGCGCCAGACCTTCCTGCGCGGCCCCGTCACCGCGCCTGCCAGCCCGCCCACCGGCACCGGCGGCGGATTGAAGCTGGCGATGGCGGCGGGCGCGAAGCTGGGCAACATGACCAGCGCGTGGTGGGCGCCCACTCTGGTGACGCCCGACGCGCCCTGGGCGAGCGGCGAGCCACGCGCGCAGATCATCCTGATCGAGCGCACCGTGCCCCATTCGATCATGGTCAACCGCTCGGGGCGGCGCTTCTGCAACGAGGCGGCGAATTATTCGGCATTGGGCGGCGTGTTCCACCAGTTCGACCCGGCGAATTACGACTATCTCAACCTGCCCGCGTGGCTGATCGTCGATGCGCAATATGCCGCGCGCTATCCGCTCGGGCTTCGCCAGCCGGGACAGCCGATGCCGGACTGGGTGATGCGGGCGGACACGCTGGAGGGGCTGGCGGATCAGATCGGGCTCGACCCTGACACGCTGGCCGCAACCGTGGCGCGTTTCAACGCCCATGCCGATGCGGGCCACGATCCCGATTTCGGGCGCGGGACAAGCGCCTACGACCATTTCTACGGCGACCGTTCGCGGGAGGGCACCGCCGTCACGCTTGGCGCGATCCGGGAAGCGCCGTTCTACGCGGTGGAGATCGCCTCGGGCCTGCTCGGCACCAATGGCGGCCCGAGGACGGACGGACAGGCGCGCATCCTCGGCCATGACGGCGCGCCGATTCCGGGCCTGCTCGGGGCGGGCAATGCCATCGCCTGCCCGACGGGAGGGATTTATGCGGGCGCGGGCGGAACGCTCGGCCCGGCGCTGACCTATGGCTACATCGCGGGGCGGACGGCGGCTCTCGCCAATCTCTAG
- a CDS encoding SDR family NAD(P)-dependent oxidoreductase has protein sequence MKLAGKIAAITGGTAGMGRGIAEAFLEEGASVALFARNAEKGAKVLEELEAKGFGRDRAIFVAGDVMSQADLEGFVDQTIKHFGTLDILVNNAGGAGDLQPLVNLSDHAFDEAMKWNVYSTFWATRRALPTMLEKQDGRIINISSMEGKHGKPVLTAYSAAKHAVNGMTKSLAREVGAQGVTVNAICPGLVITDIIKNNGPATAKAMGMELDEMIALFASEAAIKRPNEVEEIAAVAVLLASKAGAGITGAQISVDGGTAQY, from the coding sequence ATGAAACTCGCAGGAAAAATCGCCGCCATCACCGGGGGCACGGCCGGCATGGGGCGCGGGATCGCCGAGGCGTTTCTCGAAGAGGGCGCGAGCGTCGCGCTGTTCGCGCGCAATGCCGAAAAGGGCGCGAAGGTGCTCGAGGAACTCGAGGCCAAAGGTTTTGGGCGCGATCGGGCGATCTTCGTCGCGGGCGACGTGATGAGCCAGGCCGATCTCGAAGGCTTCGTCGACCAGACCATCAAGCATTTCGGCACGCTCGACATTCTGGTGAACAACGCGGGCGGCGCGGGGGATTTGCAGCCGCTCGTCAACCTGTCCGATCACGCCTTTGACGAGGCGATGAAGTGGAACGTCTATTCGACCTTCTGGGCCACCCGCCGCGCGCTGCCCACGATGCTCGAAAAGCAGGACGGGCGGATCATCAACATCTCCAGCATGGAGGGCAAGCACGGCAAGCCGGTGCTGACCGCCTATTCCGCCGCCAAGCACGCGGTGAACGGCATGACCAAGAGCCTCGCGCGCGAAGTCGGCGCACAGGGGGTGACGGTCAACGCGATCTGCCCCGGTCTCGTCATCACCGACATCATCAAGAACAACGGCCCCGCCACCGCCAAGGCGATGGGGATGGAGCTCGACGAGATGATCGCGCTGTTCGCCAGCGAGGCCGCGATCAAGCGCCCCAACGAGGTCGAGGAAATCGCGGCGGTCGCGGTGCTGCTCGCCAGCAAGGCAGGCGCGGGGATCACCGGCGCGCAGATCAGCGTCGATGGAGGCACGGCGCAGTATTGA
- a CDS encoding SDR family NAD(P)-dependent oxidoreductase: MGQLQGKTAVILGAASEGNMGQTIARLFAKEGAKVMVAGRKEAPLAALAQEIGGAYALCDIARKPEVNAMADKAVATFGRVDIAINTTGWGLLASMEEITDEQLDQIVDLQFKGVHHFLQAFVRVMSAQQPTGGSLISLSSATTKAIITNHAAYIGTKRGSEALIECVANDYGHLGIKANTVSPAFTDSPMTHDSFQVPGLTDAFLPRYPMGRLNTVDDVAHACLWLSTDQAYVTGANIQPNGGLIMRGNPQAHDVAAAVGAAMAKLQS; encoded by the coding sequence ATGGGACAATTGCAGGGCAAGACCGCCGTCATTCTGGGTGCGGCATCGGAGGGCAACATGGGCCAGACCATCGCCCGGCTGTTCGCGAAGGAGGGCGCGAAGGTCATGGTCGCGGGCCGCAAGGAAGCGCCGCTCGCCGCGCTGGCACAGGAAATCGGGGGCGCATACGCCCTGTGCGACATCGCCAGGAAGCCCGAGGTCAATGCCATGGCCGACAAGGCGGTCGCCACGTTCGGGCGGGTCGATATCGCGATCAACACCACCGGCTGGGGGCTGCTCGCCAGCATGGAGGAGATCACCGACGAACAGCTCGACCAGATCGTCGACCTGCAGTTCAAGGGCGTGCACCACTTCCTCCAGGCTTTCGTCCGGGTCATGTCGGCCCAGCAACCCACGGGCGGATCACTGATTTCCCTGTCCTCGGCCACCACCAAGGCGATCATCACCAACCACGCGGCCTATATCGGCACCAAGCGCGGCAGCGAGGCGCTGATCGAGTGCGTGGCGAATGATTACGGGCACCTCGGGATCAAGGCCAACACCGTCTCCCCCGCCTTCACCGACAGCCCGATGACGCATGACAGCTTTCAGGTGCCGGGCCTGACCGATGCCTTCCTGCCGCGCTACCCGATGGGCAGGCTCAACACGGTGGATGACGTGGCGCACGCCTGCCTGTGGCTCTCGACCGATCAGGCCTATGTCACAGGGGCCAACATCCAGCCCAATGGCGGCCTTATCATGCGCGGCAATCCGCAAGCCCATGACGTTGCCGCCGCCGTCGGCGCGGCGATGGCGAAGCTGCAAAGCTAG
- a CDS encoding ThuA domain-containing protein: MTRSLLVLSGGHPYEAGPFDELLHSLGEWDITHLIHPEGGAADAAEAITAADALLFYDMAGYSFGAGTVTTRPPPPALRDAITARFAAGKGAVAMHHAIAGWAEWPQWHEWLGGQFHYQPGAHGLDSGYRHDVSYQARVVADHPVVRGLPERFPVTDELYLCPIDENAFTPLVRAEGFAFTATNFYSAALAVAGAMFSNEGWNHPPGSNCIAWESRKCPAPLVYLQCGDGPATYANPHVRQMLRQALDYISGGPT, translated from the coding sequence ATGACCCGTTCGCTGCTCGTGCTGTCAGGAGGCCATCCTTACGAGGCAGGCCCGTTTGACGAACTCCTGCACAGTCTCGGCGAATGGGACATCACCCACCTGATCCACCCCGAAGGCGGCGCGGCGGACGCGGCAGAGGCCATCACCGCGGCCGACGCGCTGCTGTTCTACGACATGGCGGGCTACAGCTTCGGCGCGGGCACGGTGACAACCCGCCCGCCGCCGCCCGCCTTGCGCGACGCGATCACCGCGCGCTTTGCCGCCGGCAAGGGCGCGGTGGCGATGCACCATGCGATTGCCGGGTGGGCCGAGTGGCCTCAGTGGCATGAATGGCTGGGCGGGCAGTTCCACTATCAGCCCGGCGCACACGGGCTGGACTCCGGCTACCGTCACGATGTGAGCTACCAAGCGCGGGTCGTGGCCGATCATCCGGTCGTGCGGGGCTTGCCGGAACGCTTCCCCGTCACCGACGAACTCTATCTCTGCCCCATCGATGAGAACGCCTTCACGCCGCTTGTCCGGGCCGAGGGCTTCGCTTTCACGGCTACCAACTTCTACTCCGCCGCGCTGGCTGTTGCCGGGGCAATGTTCAGCAATGAAGGCTGGAACCACCCGCCGGGCAGCAACTGCATCGCCTGGGAAAGCCGCAAGTGCCCCGCCCCGCTCGTCTACCTGCAATGCGGCGACGGCCCTGCCACCTATGCCAACCCCCATGTGCGCCAGATGCTGCGGCAGGCGCTCGATTACATTTCGGGAGGACCAACATGA